A portion of the Bifidobacterium sp. ESL0800 genome contains these proteins:
- the tyrS gene encoding tyrosine--tRNA ligase: protein MAHVTNFKEAGFDSLFDELNWRGLISQSTDRDQLAKALNGGPITYYCGFDPTAASLHIGNLVQLINMRHLQEAGHHPIAVVGGATGLIGDPRQSGERTLNPKDVVEGWARRLKKQIGTILVTEGDNPVRFVSNYDWTANMSVIDFLRDVGKNFRMGTMLAKDTVARRLKSDEGISFTEFSYQVLQGNDFLHLFDEYHCTLQLGGSDQWGNLTSGLDLIRKVRGENVNVFTSPIITDSQGKKFGKSEGNAVWLDPTMLSPYKFYQFWFNQPDGEMEKLLKAFTFLPKAEIERLAHEAEVNPGAREAQKALAWEVTSFVHGEKTTQEAIDAASALFGRGGDLRTISSDMLESSIDGLKIENEEGEKVFAKAVIGERVAQAAVSAGLFKSISEARKTIKSGGVYINNVRVENQNQELTGNDFLADHFALIRRGKKAVGAVELG, encoded by the coding sequence ATGGCTCACGTCACCAATTTCAAGGAAGCGGGATTTGACTCTCTCTTCGATGAATTGAACTGGCGCGGGCTGATTTCACAGTCCACGGACCGCGATCAGCTCGCCAAAGCGTTGAACGGCGGGCCGATTACCTATTATTGCGGTTTCGACCCCACCGCGGCCTCGCTGCATATCGGCAATCTGGTACAGCTGATCAATATGCGGCACCTCCAGGAAGCCGGCCATCATCCCATCGCGGTGGTCGGTGGCGCCACCGGTCTGATCGGCGATCCGCGTCAAAGCGGCGAACGTACGCTCAACCCCAAAGACGTCGTCGAAGGCTGGGCCCGCAGGCTCAAGAAGCAGATCGGCACGATTCTGGTAACCGAAGGTGACAATCCTGTGCGTTTCGTCTCCAACTACGACTGGACCGCCAACATGTCGGTTATCGATTTCCTGCGCGATGTCGGCAAGAACTTCCGTATGGGCACGATGCTCGCCAAAGACACGGTGGCACGTCGCCTCAAGTCCGACGAGGGCATCTCGTTCACGGAGTTCAGTTACCAGGTTCTGCAGGGCAACGATTTCCTGCATCTTTTCGACGAATACCACTGCACGCTGCAGCTCGGCGGCTCCGACCAGTGGGGCAACCTCACCAGCGGTCTCGATCTGATCCGCAAGGTGCGCGGCGAGAACGTCAACGTGTTCACCAGCCCCATCATCACCGACAGCCAGGGCAAGAAGTTCGGCAAGTCCGAAGGCAACGCCGTCTGGCTTGACCCCACGATGTTGAGCCCCTACAAGTTCTACCAGTTCTGGTTCAACCAGCCCGACGGTGAGATGGAGAAGCTGCTGAAAGCGTTCACTTTCCTGCCCAAGGCCGAGATCGAGCGGCTCGCCCACGAGGCCGAGGTCAACCCCGGTGCCCGCGAGGCGCAAAAGGCATTGGCATGGGAAGTCACCAGTTTCGTGCATGGCGAGAAGACCACGCAAGAGGCGATCGACGCTGCTTCCGCGCTTTTCGGGCGCGGCGGCGACTTGAGGACTATCAGCTCCGACATGCTTGAATCCTCCATCGACGGGCTCAAGATCGAAAACGAGGAAGGCGAGAAGGTCTTCGCCAAGGCCGTCATCGGTGAACGTGTGGCTCAGGCCGCCGTTTCCGCAGGTCTGTTCAAGTCCATTTCCGAGGCAAGAAAGACCATCAAATCCGGTGGTGTCTACATCAACAACGTGCGTGTCGAAAACCAGAATCAGGAACTGACCGGCAATGATTTCCTTGCCGATCACTTTGCGCTGATTCGTCGCGGCAAAAAGGCTGTCGGCGCCGTGGAACTTGGCTGA
- a CDS encoding GDSL-type esterase/lipase family protein has protein sequence MTLGIGTPIATLEALWAKHTIHLAEAPGGEPFGVKTVDRKASGDATPLIICAIGDSMIAGCGTQDQQEGLTPDIAQGFADELQRDVAWEAHGKLGATMRRVRYRQLAEVLKAGKKFDILLICAGSNDIMANRTLDEWRDDLGAVLDEAKPLSEHIVVLSPGQMQHEPSLGRALRRAILREMDEQAAVSKQVCAAHHATYVDMIHENVHADAPDFFSPDHFHPSAQGYRYMTEGVVAKLSTVLKDC, from the coding sequence ATGACATTGGGTATCGGGACTCCGATAGCGACCCTCGAGGCATTGTGGGCGAAGCATACGATTCATCTGGCCGAGGCTCCCGGCGGCGAACCGTTCGGTGTCAAAACGGTGGACCGAAAGGCTTCCGGCGATGCCACACCGCTGATCATATGCGCGATAGGCGATTCGATGATCGCAGGCTGCGGCACGCAGGACCAGCAGGAGGGCCTCACGCCCGATATCGCGCAAGGATTCGCCGACGAGCTTCAGCGTGACGTGGCGTGGGAAGCGCACGGCAAGCTCGGTGCCACCATGCGACGCGTCCGTTACCGACAGCTTGCTGAAGTTCTCAAGGCAGGCAAGAAGTTCGACATCCTGCTGATCTGCGCCGGTTCCAACGACATCATGGCCAATCGTACGCTCGACGAATGGCGTGACGATCTCGGTGCCGTGTTAGACGAAGCCAAACCGTTGAGCGAACACATCGTCGTGCTGAGCCCGGGTCAGATGCAGCACGAGCCTTCGCTGGGGCGTGCCCTGCGCCGGGCGATTCTGCGCGAGATGGACGAACAGGCCGCGGTAAGCAAACAAGTCTGTGCCGCGCACCACGCCACCTACGTCGACATGATCCATGAGAACGTACACGCCGACGCGCCCGACTTTTTCTCACCCGATCATTTTCACCCAAGCGCCCAAGGCTACCGTTACATGACCGAAGGCGTGGTTGCCAAGCTCAGCACCGTTCTCAAGGATTGTTGA